The DNA segment GGGGTCCACATAATCCAACAATATTCTTGACACATTGTAACCTTATTAAAAATGCATCAAAAGCATCACAATAATCTTGAAGACTACGTGTCGGATGTAAGTTCTTCAATTCTTCCATTACATCCTCCACCAAATTGAGAGAAAACCTAGCCAACGTTGACCGTGCATACTCATCCCATCCAATATCATCCACAGTTTTATTGTTGCTTTTCAAGAATCCTTGATGCCAATGTAATGCTTTTCCTTCAATATTAACAACTGCATATCTAACCTTCTGTTCCTCAGGAGTTTTGTCAACCATAAATAAATGGTTACACTTATAAAGCCAACCTTCTACATCTTCCCCattaaattttagaaaatccaattTCCCTAATCGTGATATTCTTTGATCTTGATTGGCTCCATTAACGATTAATCTTCAGTTACCATTTTCTAATCCCGACAGCTTATCCAGAACTGCCTGAATCTATAGTTCCATTTGAGCAACTGCAGCTTTATTTTCTTCAACACTAGAGGCCATCATCTGTACATTTTCAGAAATTGATTGAGTATTCACTTGCAAGTCTTGCATAGTAATCTCCATTTTCCCAATTGACAACGAGTTATCTTTAACTGATTTCTCCATTTCTTGTTGTCTGGTACTCGAAGTCATCTTCGCTCAATTGAAAAGGAATTAATCAAACGATGATTAATTCTGAAATTGAAATGAAATCGGACTGAAAATTGAACAAAATTTGATCGGAGGATGATCAAATTCGAGAATCAAACGAATCGCGAACTGGTTGATTGCAATTGAATCAATATTGAACTAATTAAGTTCGAATTGAATCAATTAGGGCTTGAATCAAGAGTGTTTCGAGGATAGAACAGTCTGATACCAATGATGGAGCtcaattttagagagagaaactaagagagagagagagaaagttatcTCAAAACCAAGCTAACCAATACAGTTAGCTTAACTGCCATTATAACAACCTTTACAACGGTATTACAATTCTCAACATACAGACCCCCTAACTATCAACTTATTACAAACTAACCCCTGTACTTCTACCCAACATTTATCTCATATCACTATCCTAATTTACACAGTCGATTCCAGGTTCTAAGATGCAATCCGGCAAAAATTCTGTAGTTTGAACGCTTTGGTCGGTTTGCACGATTTATAAATACCCTAACAAAAAGTATGCTTTGGAGGTCCTCTTGTGAATTGACCACACTCAAagtttttcatctattttttcatCATAATGGCATGGAGTTGTGATGTGTAATCTTTgagtttttaaattttatttgtAAGAAAGGACAAGTATTTtctatcttattttattttaaactagAGTTCTCTTTTGTGTTGTGGCGGAAATTCAGTTGGTATCGATTTAGTTTATTAGGTACTGACACTTGATATAGCAACCGAAATAGTGTTAATCTAATCTAGTAATTTACTTCCTTTTACTCTTTAATTATATTAATTTGTTATATATTTAGTGATATTATCCGTATCAAAAAGGAAGTGTTGgtaccaatggggtggtggtccattggcaaagtcAAAGCCTTTAAACATCTTGGAAGGAGAGGTCTTGAGTTTAAATCCCACATACCCACTCCAGAAATCAGTTTGAGAGAGATTGGTTTGAAACCGAATCAAACCACCGCTTTGTAATTGGTCTAAGAATTACTTTAACTAAAACtgaaccgaaccaaaccaaaccaaaaagagGAAGGGGCAGTCTCACGTCAAACCGAATCTTTTTCTTCataaaccggttataaaaaaaaaaaaaaaaaaaaaactgtttttttttttttttattattatttacgGACGAAACCGAAGCAGTTTGGGCCGAACTGATAGTGTTGGGCGTTGGGTAATGGGCTGAAAAGTTGTAGAGTGATCCAGCCAAAGAGAAAATGGGGGTTAAGGTTAAGCCAGGGACGGGAAGGGCAGGAAAGGAAAGCAGAGCGACGACCGACCGACCGACCGACCAATTTCTGCAAATCTGAGTGAGAGATGGGGAAGCCCTTAGGACCCACCGGCGAGTTTTTCCGACGAAGGGATGAGTGGAGGAAACATCCCATGCTCACTAATCAGTTCCGGCAGGCCACTCCTGGCCTCGGAATAGCCCTCGTGGCCTTCGGCATCTACGTCGTTGGTGAAATGGCCTACAACAAGATCTATGCTCCACCTCCTCCCTCTCACTCTTCTTCTCACCCTCACTGATGATATCCATCACAGGTCAATTTCTCCTCCTTCCCTCTTTTTTTCATGTCTAGGGTTTTATCATCTTATATCATTTATTATTCAGTGGGTTGCTTTCTAAAAGTGAATCATGAGCCTTGATTTGAGTTAATTAGGGAATCATCTTTAGAATCCAAATGTATGAAATTGCATTTTGGATATGAGAAATTCGGGATTTTGTTTATGGGGATTTGATGATAATTTATACAATGGTTTTTGTTATCTTGGATATGTATGTATGGAATTATAAAAACTAACCTAAAATCTAGTGatatttatattgtttttttatgaATTTATCACGTAAGAAACTTGACCAACGATTAATAAGAAGAGTAGCATGGATAAAAGGGATCCAAATCTGGACCAAGCCATGTTACTTGAAGATTCGTGATTAACAAAACTATCTTAGATTATTTTCCCAAAGTATGAAAATAAAAGAAGTGTAGCTTGTGAATGTCTATTTGGTTATGTGATGTGGTCTCATCAAAATAGACCAAGATAGTTTTGTTTTGCAGGAAATCTCGAATGAAATAGTTTTCTCTAAAATTTAGAGAATTTTCTTTTTGCTAGGCTATTAATCAGCAGGTCAAGTTTTCTTATGGGTTAAAACACCGTTACTTGATGTCAAAACATCGTAAGATGTTAAGTTATATTATCTCATTAAGTGGATGGGTTACCCATGGAAATTAATTCATGTATTGTATAGCCATTTTTTGCTGTTGAGTTTTGACTGCATGCAACTTCTTTTCCGGATATTGCTATGTTTTTGCGTTTCGAATCTTATGCTGTTAAATTTACTGCTTCAAGCTTTCACAAGGGTGGTGAATTTTAGACCTTATATTTGTTATTCTTATTACTTGGTGAAAGCTTTTAGTGTAACTGAACTCATTTAAACAGTTAAGTGTTGCTTTGTCATATTGTAGAGAAAGTTGGTTTTGAATTCTGGCCTGCTCAAAATTTGTTGACATGTGACTATTTGTTTAGTGAAGCGATATTTTCAGTTTAATGAAATATTGTCTTTTGAACAATGTTATGTCTTGTACCGATTGTGAATTATGAGCACAGTTCTCTCTGGTGAGGgatttttttgtattttgacCCGATTTTATAAGTGCAATTAAATTTTGGTACAAATTACAGTTTTCTAATTCTGCTATGGTGATCATAATGTTGAGTTGAGTAGTTAAGTAGTTTATCCATGTTTCATTCCAGTAAGGACTGTTTTCACTCATAGTCCAGGATTGTTTGTAACCACATCTGCGGATACCTTTTTTTCTGTTTTAGATCCAGTAACCTTATTATTCGGTTGAGGTTCGGATAGTGAAATATAGTACTAAACTCGGAGAGCTTGGATAACGAATGTCCAACTATCATGATTCGGCTTGCATATTCTgattttaagaagaaaaaaaaacagaagCATTTTGATTTCTGATATTTTGTTCATATTTGATCCCTCCCAGGCGCTGCGGTGAagaatgatgatgataatgatgcaGATTGTTTCTTGTTTACTTTGATGTTTATCTCTTGAATAAATAGACAAGGATTTTGTGGAATTGTAACAAAACACTATAATTGTTGTTTTATGATGCCAATCTTATGTTTGTTGTTGTGTTACCACTCACGTAAAGTTTTTAATTATCGGTAATTTTCCAGAAGAGTCTTGTGGTTGATGCAAAGTAAGgtcatgtgtagtcataaagcccttttgtgggcgttatgcgacacgtgtcgtgccacgtcacacaggggctttatgtcactagagcccgtagtcataaagcccctacctcatcataaccaaagtgtaaaatgcagggaccaaagtgtaaaatgcagggaccaaagtggaaaATGGAAACAACAAAACGCCGTGAAAAAAGTAGCGCCCTCCCCCCATTTTCATCTCATAAAGCCCCCCGTAATGGTGTTCAAGGGCTTTATGGGGCTTTATGAGGTGAGATGGAGCCCCACTACACAAGGCCTAATAAGGTTAgttactaatagtttaaaatagAGAAATATGCTCGGATAGTCCTTGCGGTTTGTCCATTTTTCACTTTTAGtctctaactttctaaaattacatctGTAGTCCCTAAGTTTTTGAATTCcgttcccggatagtccttgACGTGGATGGGGTTTAGTTTTTGGTGTTCGGtgcgtgtgaaatgacaaaacCATCCTTACTGtcaaattaataactaaaaagttaaaagaaatgtaattaatattttaaaatttatGTGGGACCCACCACCCATTCTACTAACTCTGTCCTTGTGGTATACTAGAAAACATCATCTCTAGTCGAGTGGAGATGGTGTGGTGGCGGAGTTGATAGTTCAGGCGATGGTGGCCGAAGAGGGGGTGGCGGTGATATTGTGTGGTGGGATGGTGGAGTGATGGTGCACAAGTtaggttttgttttaattttattgaAATTACGCAAACAGTtaggttttgttttaattttattgaAATTACGCAAACAGTCCCTGTAGAATAATTATCCCTATAGAATAAtttttaaaaacatgatctacACTAATGTTCCCTAAAGATTTCTATTGTATACCAAAGATTAGTTATTGTTTGTAAAAGGGCGAAAATACCCTTTAAatcaataaaaaataaacaaaggtTAGGGTTAGCACCTCAGCTTGTTACAAAATGAAATGTTAATTACTCTTTTCAGAAAGTAGTTTTCAGTTTAGTTAATTGATAAAATAAATTATTcaattaaatatttattttgtaaaagtatatattttaagccatcaTAAAGTGTGTAAAGCGTAGTGAACGTATATAACTAGTAAATATACGTGCGCCACACATTAAGGTTTTGGTTGTATCAATTTGGGGTGTTGCGATACCGGCATTTAGTATAGTTATCGAAAAGATATGCCGAAGAGGATATCAACACTTGTTTTATTTTAATCAAGATCcataaaaagaaaacaattaCATTCGATCGTATTATTGTGTTATAGTAAACCGTGAAAAAAAtttaatgtttttgaaaacaaaaacattaaaagaaaaattatataaacaattaataattaaagaagtggcatataaaacaaaaattatATAAAGAATCTATAAATAAAGAAGTGGTGTAAACAATGTGCGAGCTAAAGTAAGCGGACCTATGAAAGGGTGTTCTAGGCGAGATCTAGGTCTTCATGTTAACTTGGCAACACTTTTTTTGTAAACTTATTTATCTAACATCTATATAATTACACGAAACATCCTTATGCCTTCCATATATTGCATATATTGTAACTTTGTGTCTTGGAGCTTTGAAATTACAAAGATACTATTGGTGGTTTGCAACTTATAACCATGATGGTCcttgttttttttctttaaatgcaTGTAAAATGACTATATcttaaataaaaaagttaaataaattgGTTAGATAGATAAATTGTTGGTCAGTTCTGTTTTAGGCATAatgaaaaacatgaaaacatacctgattgcatcagcacaggccagcagagaatccagatggagacgcagcaacagtgtttgacatagttgtcagcttagcttgatctggttcctccttagggtgcaatctaatgatggtgatgatgaaaccGATAAAGGGGAATCGGTTATGAGAGGAGGTCGATTGATGTTATGAGAGtaattaggttatgtgtctaaccctagaacctcaacataagtctccttatatatgcacccaggaggaaaccctaattagttaataatggtaataaggcccatcaacaattaccaactaattatttaatggattattatatattttgatccatataatgtaaatgattataatggccatatataaataaatatattatttatttattcttacattctcccacttggccgagtaatcatttactatgagtattagataagcctgatcaggagttaacactcattttagccttaaacaagtactatagcagagaaatacagccgttgaatcattatgcgactcaggacccccattaatcatactatagccttaatttaaaacctaatcgtcatgatcaaaatacgcataagccctttgtttgatttgtaactttatttgtctatatgccattatgtcgacttgacatattcttagagacgtacaaaatcaaactgatgaggaaaattaactaatacttagtcattcatagtacgatatgcaattgcgcacgtccattaattaatacccgtctatgagctctcttaataagacttatgggtaatagcccttcagttataggatccttaagcatatcatgaatgtattcgatacaaaacttagtttcctcaattcgttcataaacgaataattaattgcgtatcgaaatttaatgcagcacctcttgaactgttactgttcaaggagtcatggtagctgactttatcacactaattcttcaaaacattaattatatggagttaataaacttatgagtccacttctaacaacatttagtgactatattatgtcgttataacttaggttgttaatatcagtgcattatgactcctccatgagataggtttgtctgctgacataaggatatacccgaaattacattttgtcatctttgaatatcacaaagttagagtaataaaccggtttgaGTTCTCACTTCTTCTTCAAATTTTAGCCTCTCGTTtatttaaagatattgtaatactccattagatgctacacattaatctagacatatctagtgtgttacaatgtgagtaatatctaaacgagtatagacttaaacttacataaggcttccaattaatgaagcttaaataaataatctcatttatcctattatcctctaaaggagagcagtattttgttacatatgtaaggacccatttaacgttaaacttatggaacgaaactaatgtcccattgggtctatctcggtatgttatgatatctattacataagagacatctctgagatctattatatcaaagtttgtgttaacaatgctttgacttatgtaacatatacttgtcaaaaaaatatcatctatatagacaagtttatcttagttgctcccactcattttgaggtaggttcattaatccacttgattcttgatgaaaataattacgttagcttttcatcacattatgatgtttgcattaacccatacatggatattattggcttacaaataaagtgttctttaaccttcagtttgaaactttaggttgttatctaatgaacatgtaaatgtgtcagccatttgttagggaaaattgtttttaatgttcatctaatgtagctttaaaccattataagctactagaacagtgatgatcctcaaagaaatctttgataatttatctcttcctaagtataacctttgacaatcaatcatgcttcttagtgtcttaacgcttatatcaggatttggtttagttatgaacactcttaggtaattcaatcaaatcccaaacgttacacgaacacataaaatcagttttactagaaaactgttttattccattcagatgATTAATTTACGCTAATGGCTTGATattaagagataggatcagtgaacatttccaaaatccatttcaacttcagttagggaggttacgtaatcatcaaagttagtaggtttttaaacctagatggcctcctgagttgattattgggtttattagaagtttcagttttatggattagctcttggttaggttgctatcattttcattctaagtttgtaagagttggtgcagtatggtgtacaagaggtgtaatcggagttaaattcggagtgaaatttaatgacactcttccccccgcctcttgtattccttgcaagtcatgataaggactttgactgctcctactgaccttagaaatctttaggaactcagcatgcttagggtcaatatttaacgaacaacaaattctaatagagaaacaagttaatgacgttagtcgttgtgatttctcttgttgaggattatgttagtttaggtgaGAAATCTAAGTGTGTCCACAactaagcaacaatgaaacttttgtaagagtagcattaggtTTTGAGGAGACAAGTATTGATGGAACAGTGTCatgatggagcggtgtcttgtacaagaggtgcaaatttaggtaatgtaaaattttcactcccccacaTCTTGCAagttattaagacacttaatgctcccactgatctttaatatctcaagaaagctacaagagaagtttcaatgagctacgtgacgtgggaatCTATcatatatacgttagactttatttgatttctttaatgtccagatatcataagaaactttagggacatatttaatagaaatcttattaagtatatatatgaatagatttcttctaagacagtgggccatatgtgacaaaatttagatacaagttgatagtctgttaaattataaatgaattatgtctgaatattccatttggaataagttccactaatgtcaatgaatgacttatgatggacccatgcttattccttaagccaagtaatatttagggctgtaacgtcatgatttaaaatcacttaaaatgagattaaatgaataatcatcctcatcaaccatgtcatgatttctcatgaattttggttataatggatgaaatttatcagtctcattttccttttgtcaaattctcatttgcatgataaaaaaagttgtgaaaatgtaaggtatcatctagttttatTTTAggaatgtttctatccagatatttagaacaaataagatgagagtttaagataagtgtgactttatgttgactatgcaaacctcacaatctTCATAACATAGCCTAAGtaatgatactatattctgattaatcttcagaatatgtAATCAAAAAgcgttgttagaagactgcttattatggttcttatagtcttaacatttaattttgtcactaactctcacgttagttatttgttgacttctggtaagaaaaagcttaaaactagagtcaactaatcatgtgttaattggaatattaaaattatcagacttaaatatcatcattaagtgactatctaattaatttagccaactgttctttagaataatggatagtctcgttgcttatgtctagtctaatggcataattatgcagtgagattttcccttaaAGAACCTTAAAGTTGgaattagcacttgtaatttgtctatggaccttagaacaatcctctcttaaggttttagAAGTtctaaggtgaataacatcttattttccagtttcaaacatttatttctatgtacatatgttgcttatcaacacactcgttatactttggtatttttgagtgttatagttgatttataaggcatcaaattgtaccagtgaaaatcttagtatgtaattgtaggaccggttttgataccgttcgattgcgtaacgaacgtttcacgtgcggaatccgtgaacgaacgtgaccgaacacacgataacgtacttttaatgtgattccattgctgaaTTTGACAAGATTGATACAAGAATCACAACTTTacagctttctctctctactttctctctctagaaagtcttctccaagtctcCTCTCTAAATCTCTTCTaaaagtcttccaaaagtctttcTAAAGAACTCTTCAAGAACTTACTAAAACTATGACATaacaccctatttatatggtcaaggcttttaatgaaagttcacattaattacaagtttgccaccttgccatttctaactaaatatgacgttatgcacttgattccttccggcttttcactacgactcggattgacgaaggcgatagacaaaatatgcatcaacaatctcccccttggatattgccgtagtcaatctcgtagtgaaactcgtaacgacttgtctttctctctctctctaagactcgaactaagatgtagtcaacagacaactgcactaacaaactcccccttggatgttgacggaatctttagtgagagtcttcaatcattcatagcacctcaatcttgttcgaacttcttcaggaactcagcctggaataatatcttcttcaggaattccttcctggaatcatatgcctggatcattctctggctctaactttcatcagactccccctaacataatgctgagatctctgtctggaaatcgttatcaccattgaaatcaactcctggctttctctgtttaagctctcctctggttctgatgtatctcctggctattcgtagcaacaggatcagaaacctgcaaaactcaaccatactattacaaactaatacaatttgcaattcaacttaatgaatcagcaaatcatataagaaaaattatgaagatcaaactgtaggttaccattcaacttattcatcaagttaatgaaccaaatttgcatttcaaatcttcacaatttaacactctctctcaaaccacaagttcaacatgtttagcacttgaaatgtcaaatatcagttcttcacactctgttgtcgaaaatctttttgtagttttcaaatatcaaacaaaaatacaatatttttggatttttgaattttgaacaatacagaaatgaacactatttttgagagattgtgcaagaggatcatatcggtttttgagacatatcaccaacaccgttgatcttgattaatcagcaaatgttaaaaacaaatttacttctgattgtcagtattgttgtccacttaaacctctacacaaattttcaattgattcaagatacgtattaaATGTATTAGcccttaaacttatttgagtgtcccacctcttgaatatactcccgtatccagatcccaatattctgatttacaggtaagtataactacaaatgatatctgtatataaattaggggaaaaatgcgagaactgagggatctcaggtcagaacttccgttcagcagagagatatcagcttcgacttagcagtgggtcccctttagaggatcttttcagctacaacaactgatcatcaattttattgtctaatcagctgagggctttatgctatgtttcaagcatattgaagaaagtattagccagggactaggtcagaactaccgttcagcagaagtcccggaataataccccagacatcattagagtacaagaacctagtattccagaataagaaacctttcagacgagatttcaggggttacctatatatccaagtagtgttccccacaaaataagtaagttttgattttatgtttatatctcgaatacaatttactaaccgtgtgaagtctactgacacatcattagtaagacttgtttaaaacatttttgaatttacaaatctctagcatgttgtgatagtccaccagtgtactatcatctcctctttttgcaacaaaactcattttcatttttcaattttttttttaaatttttcaaaattttaatactccccctaaaatcaaaatatgtttcaattttgattttctgaagaaaaattgaaaaataaactatacaaaaacttgacaacattatgtgaattacctcaattcaccattctcgtgcaaaaaacaatcagaactccccctcacaccaaactattttcccataatgatttcaaaacactcaagtttgtttcaatcaaaatggtttttccggaaaaattagtttgtttaccaaccatttgtaggttcggggttatctcttcatcttgttttcttcaatccttttaaagatttatcatttccagttttaacataaaccatttgtagaaaatcaagtacaacttaatgtccttgatttaccacatataaatcgaaaaatcaccaacgtgaaatttctcaagaaatgtgccgattcctgatccacaataccatcttgggatctccggcaagtcaggtttttctatttaaacaatttcacccaagcctgactgaccttgggtgattttgaattcttgctcaacaatggtggaaaatttgcatcatccattgctaaactagaattctcaacttttacctcaaccaatggctcatctggttttaccataccagaatcattgcctgaaggtggcttgtccgactttgatctgtcagattcatcgccgaccttttccttcttcttctcctcttttgtcctcagatttgtatctgatgaattctttttgctcgactttgcagatgaaggagtagattcatcagaactattaatctgtttgtcccgtgaacccgaggacaaaatcttctcgagatattctctcgctttctttctcttcttcctcagtcggtctttctgcccctgagaaagtttaactttcgtctctagaactttcggttgttgaacttttggttctcgaacttttagttcttcgggcttgaccttgactggaattcttgccactttctgagacataacccttgatcttcccattgatctcctcgggcaatctcgggcaatatgacctttgatgttgcagttatagcacctcctggtctcatatctccagtactggcaattaacagcaatgtgtccatgatagccgcagctgtaacacattctgttatcgtaccagttatcaccgttgtaccaaacactcaagtcgtaacactgtttggcctggtgatattccttcctcaactttGATGGATTTGACGTtttagcactgtggtctgacctgcaccacttattaccaacattttttgagtttacattttttattttttgtaaattttgtttttgattggatgatcgatccgatgaacttttattatctttttgtttctgttctgctttcttcttcaaaggcttttgcttagaacattcacctttttcggtcgattgcaaaacaattttctgaaatttttttttaaaacaatttttgtttttcttttttaacattttcatcatcggatgcatcatcacaatctt comes from the Helianthus annuus cultivar XRQ/B chromosome 4, HanXRQr2.0-SUNRISE, whole genome shotgun sequence genome and includes:
- the LOC110918771 gene encoding NADH dehydrogenase [ubiquinone] 1 beta subcomplex subunit 3-B-like, with the translated sequence MGKPLGPTGEFFRRRDEWRKHPMLTNQFRQATPGLGIALVAFGIYVVGEMAYNKIYAPPPPSHSSSHPH